In Microscilla marina ATCC 23134, a genomic segment contains:
- a CDS encoding fibronectin type III domain-containing protein, producing the protein MRIHLFKCLIIAGVLLLGASGYTTAQQNYSVKIIATVARPVSPYLSNFGYNHSLQLTMVLNGLTSYAGYLRIKLESIDGRGIVIQTRDSYRPLLDLGPSQTLSGSELSDYFSANNLSFSGYSRQQYLKTKRVPDGIYRISFSFVDRFRTNVLVSNVDILSQKTLRVFALQPVIVNTPIHFSTLNSQNSGNVPISINWARPANTPFNPEYELILNELRPNCQNQYANINANNPTASRISQGEIFNCLGPEIFRATTTSLAYNYGMQAEPVLGLGKWYAIRIQARDPQGRTLFINDGVSQIRVFRYGKPCPVPARLQAKALNPYQVQLDWDAQNDHTGYTVHFKREGDAYKWHTKRALSNRVQINDMEPGVSYSFKLTADCNAFGSEETATVDFRMPTPKPTGVQCGKPLVVDLSNQRPISGLRVGDKIMAADFEFTLVEVKPLGGGWFAGRAYTHIKFFQGARVFARFDRIKINTDKRLIDGELTTDGAGTQIIPDEWRDQYLSFMGEINNLFDEIERGLDKLDQVVGKIDQVLKKVEQWVKNYNGPDKTELLETIQIGKKTIEDGKKDWKDGKITEATKKLKDGGGKILKVAGKLAKEALERLWQELSDLFRKIVQAIKGDDDARQKQLSGQMDSLSVTIDREVARLSPTIAPENAPTPQADSTAWLVVNTNVASATSQYPVTKVYLEARQKYAVVNVQHGQKKIRLVLLVELLQKADKMALVVKQIKDKATNIVEEYSRLKKAGKNELEIINGLKELVAQFINQAVVTPFLEENGLKK; encoded by the coding sequence ATGCGCATCCATTTATTCAAGTGCCTTATTATTGCGGGAGTTTTGCTCTTAGGAGCGAGTGGTTATACCACCGCCCAACAAAATTACAGCGTAAAGATCATTGCTACCGTAGCCCGGCCAGTTTCTCCTTATCTCTCAAACTTCGGATATAACCACTCACTTCAATTGACCATGGTGCTCAACGGCTTGACCTCGTACGCTGGTTACTTGCGAATTAAATTGGAAAGCATCGATGGGCGGGGAATTGTCATACAAACGAGGGATAGTTACCGACCCTTGCTCGACCTGGGACCTAGCCAGACCCTGAGCGGCTCGGAATTATCGGATTATTTCTCGGCTAACAATCTGTCATTCTCTGGGTACTCCCGGCAGCAATATTTGAAGACGAAAAGAGTGCCTGACGGAATTTACCGAATATCATTTTCTTTCGTGGATAGATTCCGGACTAATGTATTGGTGTCCAATGTAGACATTTTGTCGCAGAAAACGTTGCGGGTATTTGCTTTGCAACCAGTAATCGTAAATACCCCTATTCATTTCTCTACCCTAAACAGCCAGAATAGTGGAAATGTTCCAATTTCTATCAACTGGGCTCGTCCTGCTAACACGCCCTTTAATCCTGAGTATGAATTGATATTGAACGAGCTACGCCCCAATTGTCAGAACCAATATGCGAATATAAACGCAAATAACCCAACCGCCAGCCGAATATCTCAAGGCGAAATATTCAATTGCCTGGGGCCAGAGATATTTCGTGCCACCACAACTAGCCTAGCTTACAACTACGGCATGCAAGCCGAACCTGTGTTGGGCTTGGGTAAATGGTACGCCATTCGCATCCAGGCGCGCGACCCCCAAGGCAGAACCTTGTTTATCAACGATGGGGTGAGCCAGATTCGAGTGTTTCGCTATGGCAAACCCTGCCCCGTGCCCGCCCGCCTTCAGGCAAAAGCCCTCAACCCCTACCAGGTACAACTCGATTGGGATGCTCAAAACGACCACACAGGCTATACTGTCCACTTCAAACGCGAAGGCGATGCCTACAAGTGGCATACCAAACGTGCCCTCTCCAACCGCGTCCAAATCAACGACATGGAACCTGGAGTGTCCTATTCGTTCAAACTTACCGCCGATTGTAACGCCTTTGGCAGTGAAGAAACCGCCACCGTAGATTTCAGGATGCCCACTCCCAAGCCCACCGGAGTACAATGCGGCAAGCCCCTGGTGGTAGACCTGAGCAACCAACGCCCTATCTCAGGTTTGCGAGTAGGCGATAAGATCATGGCAGCCGACTTTGAATTTACCCTGGTAGAGGTCAAACCCTTGGGAGGAGGTTGGTTTGCCGGGCGAGCCTACACCCACATCAAGTTTTTTCAGGGAGCCAGGGTGTTTGCCCGGTTCGACCGCATCAAGATAAACACCGACAAGCGCCTCATCGACGGAGAGCTGACCACTGATGGGGCAGGCACCCAAATTATACCCGACGAGTGGCGCGACCAGTATTTGAGCTTTATGGGCGAAATCAACAATTTATTTGACGAAATAGAACGCGGGCTGGACAAGCTAGACCAGGTGGTGGGCAAAATAGACCAAGTACTCAAAAAGGTAGAACAGTGGGTAAAAAACTACAATGGTCCCGACAAAACCGAACTACTGGAAACGATCCAAATTGGTAAAAAGACGATTGAGGACGGGAAGAAAGATTGGAAGGATGGAAAGATAACTGAAGCCACCAAAAAACTGAAGGATGGGGGTGGGAAGATTCTTAAAGTAGCGGGCAAGCTGGCCAAAGAAGCCCTGGAAAGGTTATGGCAAGAATTGAGTGATTTGTTTAGAAAAATTGTTCAGGCAATCAAAGGCGATGACGATGCCCGGCAAAAGCAACTTTCCGGACAAATGGATAGCTTAAGTGTAACCATTGACCGGGAGGTAGCCAGGCTAAGCCCTACCATTGCCCCCGAAAACGCCCCCACACCACAAGCAGACTCTACCGCCTGGCTGGTGGTAAATACCAATGTAGCATCGGCTACCTCGCAGTATCCGGTGACCAAAGTCTACCTGGAAGCCCGACAAAAATATGCAGTAGTGAATGTTCAGCATGGTCAAAAGAAAATCCGCTTGGTGTTGTTGGTAGAATTGCTCCAAAAAGCCGATAAAATGGCCTTGGTGGTGAAGCAAATCAAAGACAAAGCAACAAATATAGTGGAGGAATATAGCCGCCTCAAAAAGGCAGGTAAAAACGAATTAGAGATCATTAACGGTTTGAAGGAGCTGGTAGCCCAGTTTATCAACCAAGCCGTAGTCACTCCGTTTTTAGAAGAAAACGGGTTAAAAAAATAA
- a CDS encoding helicase associated domain-containing protein, with product MEDKEWTYPFDKPHSWDWRDEQWYMRYLELKAYKKMYGDCRVPRGWEKNQALAGWVKEQRSNKKKMVSWRVELLNQLGFTWAIRPSKVAWEVHYEELIDFKKKHGHCNVTKSFNKKLGFWVNTQRNKYKDNSLAPERRQRLEAIGFSWSARESNWMISYALLEDFHALHGHCRVTTTDQNTSSLGYWVRHQRRHKDKLSPKQLELLNQLNFDWEVSRKEHPFLQKHFEQQWMACFEELKQLTATQGHCEVPPEQTKLNAWVSTQRTCFKKQTLSQERTDLLNSIGFEWVRDSHLSRTTLGEHEKKWMEMFEQLKLFQEAQGHCYVPRSESKEMKKLGEWVSNQRLYHKRGTLSKARATLLENIGFDWGGAALAESKWTAMFQKLKAFQATHGHFRIVRNTEELKKLGQWVSNQRLKYNRGKLAPEKVELFDSINFSWEGNERLDEQWMEMFKRLKSFEAEHGHCNPPRNTGQTKKLNSWITRQRKERKESKLAQERIHLLDSLHFEWSREGKVIYTEAHEQDWMESFEELKAFRASHGHCNVPHSNEQTKKLAGWVGHQRQRYKKGTILPYRVDLLNGLGFEWSRKGKVADIGRRKDQWAKRFEELKQFKTEHGHCNVTRTQSNSLGRWVHFQRDRFKKGRLPQNRVDLLNSLGFVWVQSSRAIPVGAAWKQSFEALKAFNEEHGHFRLSKKQPRQKMLSHWVDHQRDCFKKGTLSTVKINLLNSIGFVWNPPKTKKTN from the coding sequence ATGGAAGACAAAGAATGGACTTATCCTTTTGACAAACCCCATAGTTGGGACTGGCGCGATGAGCAATGGTATATGCGTTATCTGGAGCTGAAGGCGTATAAAAAAATGTATGGAGATTGTAGGGTGCCCAGAGGATGGGAGAAGAATCAAGCACTTGCTGGTTGGGTAAAGGAACAAAGGAGCAACAAAAAAAAGATGGTTTCGTGGCGAGTAGAGCTGTTAAACCAATTAGGCTTTACCTGGGCAATAAGACCTTCTAAGGTTGCCTGGGAGGTTCATTATGAGGAGTTAATAGATTTCAAAAAAAAGCATGGACATTGCAATGTTACAAAGTCATTCAATAAAAAACTAGGTTTTTGGGTCAATACCCAAAGAAATAAATACAAAGACAATAGCTTGGCACCCGAAAGAAGACAACGACTGGAAGCCATCGGTTTTTCGTGGAGCGCGCGGGAAAGTAATTGGATGATTTCTTATGCGCTTTTAGAAGATTTTCACGCCTTGCACGGGCATTGCCGGGTAACCACCACCGACCAGAATACCAGCTCGCTTGGTTATTGGGTAAGGCATCAACGCAGACACAAAGATAAATTAAGTCCTAAACAGTTAGAGTTGCTCAATCAATTAAACTTCGACTGGGAGGTATCTCGTAAAGAACACCCCTTTCTGCAAAAGCATTTTGAACAACAATGGATGGCCTGCTTCGAGGAGCTTAAGCAGCTGACAGCTACTCAGGGGCATTGTGAGGTGCCTCCTGAGCAAACCAAATTAAATGCCTGGGTTTCTACCCAAAGAACATGCTTCAAAAAACAAACGCTTTCGCAGGAACGTACTGACTTGCTCAATAGCATTGGGTTTGAGTGGGTAAGAGACAGTCATTTGTCCAGAACCACACTAGGGGAGCATGAAAAAAAGTGGATGGAGATGTTTGAGCAACTTAAATTATTTCAGGAGGCACAGGGGCATTGTTATGTACCGCGAAGCGAGTCAAAAGAAATGAAGAAGTTGGGGGAGTGGGTGTCTAACCAAAGACTTTATCATAAAAGGGGTACATTGTCTAAAGCGAGGGCAACACTGTTGGAAAACATAGGCTTCGATTGGGGTGGAGCAGCCTTGGCTGAGTCTAAATGGACTGCCATGTTTCAAAAGTTAAAGGCATTTCAGGCTACCCATGGGCATTTTCGGATAGTAAGAAATACCGAAGAATTAAAAAAGTTGGGGCAGTGGGTGAGTAACCAAAGACTTAAATACAATAGGGGTAAGCTTGCCCCCGAAAAGGTAGAGCTCTTTGACAGCATAAATTTTAGCTGGGAAGGAAACGAAAGGCTTGACGAACAATGGATGGAAATGTTTAAGCGATTAAAGTCGTTCGAGGCGGAACATGGACATTGCAATCCCCCCAGAAATACCGGGCAAACAAAAAAACTGAATAGTTGGATAACCAGGCAAAGGAAAGAACGTAAGGAGAGCAAACTTGCACAGGAACGGATACATTTGCTGGATAGCCTTCATTTTGAATGGTCAAGAGAAGGGAAGGTTATTTATACTGAAGCCCATGAGCAAGATTGGATGGAAAGTTTTGAAGAACTTAAGGCATTTCGAGCCAGCCATGGGCATTGTAACGTGCCCCATAGCAATGAGCAAACAAAAAAATTGGCAGGGTGGGTAGGACACCAAAGACAACGCTACAAAAAAGGGACAATCCTTCCTTATCGGGTGGACCTACTGAATGGCCTTGGTTTTGAGTGGTCAAGAAAAGGCAAGGTAGCAGACATAGGAAGACGCAAAGACCAGTGGGCAAAAAGATTTGAAGAACTCAAGCAGTTTAAGACCGAACATGGACATTGCAACGTAACCAGGACTCAGTCAAATTCTTTAGGTCGTTGGGTACATTTTCAAAGAGACCGCTTTAAAAAAGGGCGGCTGCCTCAAAACCGGGTAGACTTACTCAACAGCCTTGGTTTTGTGTGGGTGCAAAGTAGCAGAGCGATTCCAGTGGGGGCAGCCTGGAAACAAAGTTTTGAAGCACTCAAGGCATTTAACGAAGAACACGGACATTTTAGGCTATCTAAAAAACAACCCAGGCAAAAAATGCTTAGTCATTGGGTGGATCACCAAAGGGATTGTTTCAAAAAAGGAACTTTATCTACAGTCAAAATAAATTTACTCAACAGCATTGGTTTTGTCTGGAATCCTCCAAAAACTAAGAAAACCAACTAA
- a CDS encoding T9SS type A sorting domain-containing protein gives MKLITTITFRHFILFFILSVGIHLTAQAQLAGNITVFSSGIGSPETYTIVFNGQNKLPGVSKDHTYDDPNIIDGGCFYAAEITTLSDYDAGVLHNQTVVPVPVNSCSNRVFAFRWTPLSMHTPRTDNSTICAGASFTLWVPKHNNDRIDQYHWQQSTDGGATWTDATHTSGGTAYTTSPSLVVNAPKVVSAQNMLYRARGLRYGKLVAPAGGALPVYIFSAPPDAYKDNLGNHIFYQDNTWRTKDIIPITIGGVLKGNIEVTHLVCRNEFKAKVAVKFNENIAGNYYYSLAPEMTLSGTIPDGAWNIPNPSQTSTFPDDAFGSPGDVLGAGEYTLMIEAVDRSQSPALRNCLERYFIRVKSPSLVTLTEQTAQRRNPSCIGAADGQIVLTAGGGAAAQSSTYKYTILKYRNGALTETRPNLSPGPHTFGGLDAAGYHFEIRESGCGASTLVTLPNPGVITLSNPPTTVATSTVSAPIICEGGTGSIRVSFTQGNASGTYTIEAYKDGAAAAHATANGITHASGGHTFTGLPAGGYTFKVKHSCSSGGNYDITTPQTLTNLVPVAGTLAGIPQTGSTHAISCKGGTDGKLGVKVTAGNTIAPNTAYTLVLKQGGTVVNTPAFVGFGTTSLSGVTVGDSVVFTGLSEANYSVEISQNNCPQPAKVLGSVSLTAPATLTATITPVLRFATYHVTCADGEDGQIRVDNVTGGNGNYTIELNENGAKIATQTGTSALFTGLRPTNFQGGTVVYSIRVVDDKTCEYISLPIQLQAPPVLTVSLTPERVTCKGESNGSIAATIGGGVKPYTIQWVDGANSPVTAEITLGATENTVTLSNRPAGAYKLRVKDAQGCHNFVTGGWYEISTTIDEPSVAFAFEVASFAIDSVSCHGGSDGRVTLAVAGGWGGYTYSKDGTNFQASAAFSGFGAGDHTLYARDAENCTISTVVTIKEPLLLTLTQQKITQVSCKGGYNGTYIFEAKGGNDAGSQPYTILVNGAPYAETDWFHWTSNRQIALRGLAAASYTIQATDYKGCQQTLSFTITEPTQLAASVTNITTATCGLPNGSATVMATGGTTPYSYTWKKYEEALGTLKTWSTSAQLTNAEGGAYEMIVTDALGCSVTQVVQLSNADAARVTNQSITPVTCAEAKNGTATFSVAGNFPVQVSWVNGNETGQITWQNATTLKLSGLAKGYHDFQTQDAKGCIRFERVLVPGPEPLLITRQTSQDPTCHNSTNGGLAIAISGGTAPYTIQWDNGLAAGATSFDNLSAGTYTVAVTDAKGCTRQASFILQNPLPISVDLGVGSTVCAGQSVTLKPTIPAGNTIATYAWTSASGNFSSSASEVTVNTADTYFLTVTTAAGCSGSGQYKLANSASAFEADFLMPSDAVVGDTVVLIEICRPAPTTLFWDIEGLDQDVFLLESTVTNPKQHLLVPKEGTYTVRLYASLGGCQDVFERQVTVVKAEDKRFAQSGKAGQQITAQVSPNPVTGGKVNIAVSLAQAAPVSVEIFNISSGNRWRYKQPIKGSGQTDYHWLLHIPEMTQGVYVVRVQTPTSQKMLKVVVK, from the coding sequence ATGAAACTTATAACAACTATTACATTCAGGCATTTTATTTTATTCTTTATACTCTCAGTGGGCATTCATTTGACTGCCCAGGCACAACTGGCGGGTAACATTACCGTTTTTTCCAGTGGCATCGGCAGCCCGGAAACCTATACTATAGTATTCAATGGGCAAAACAAATTACCCGGCGTTTCCAAAGACCACACGTACGATGACCCTAACATCATAGATGGAGGTTGTTTTTATGCTGCCGAAATAACGACTCTTTCCGATTACGATGCTGGAGTGCTTCATAACCAAACCGTGGTGCCTGTCCCGGTAAACTCGTGTAGTAATCGGGTCTTTGCCTTTAGGTGGACGCCTTTAAGTATGCATACTCCTCGGACTGATAACAGTACGATATGCGCTGGTGCCAGTTTCACTCTGTGGGTTCCTAAGCACAACAACGACAGAATTGACCAATACCATTGGCAACAATCTACCGATGGAGGGGCTACCTGGACAGATGCTACCCACACCAGCGGAGGGACGGCTTATACCACCAGCCCTTCCTTAGTGGTCAATGCTCCCAAAGTGGTGAGTGCACAAAATATGCTGTACCGGGCAAGGGGCTTGCGTTATGGCAAGTTGGTAGCGCCTGCGGGTGGGGCACTGCCCGTTTATATCTTTTCTGCGCCACCCGATGCATACAAAGATAACCTGGGCAACCATATATTCTACCAAGACAATACCTGGAGAACAAAAGACATTATACCAATTACAATAGGAGGGGTATTAAAAGGCAATATTGAAGTCACTCACCTTGTTTGTCGGAATGAATTCAAAGCAAAGGTTGCTGTCAAATTTAATGAAAATATTGCAGGGAATTATTACTATAGCCTAGCTCCTGAAATGACTTTGTCAGGTACCATCCCGGATGGAGCGTGGAATATCCCCAACCCATCCCAAACCAGTACTTTCCCTGATGATGCGTTTGGTAGCCCCGGAGATGTATTAGGTGCCGGAGAGTATACTTTAATGATAGAGGCAGTAGATAGAAGCCAGAGTCCTGCACTTAGAAATTGCCTGGAAAGGTATTTTATTAGAGTCAAATCCCCCAGCTTGGTCACCCTCACCGAGCAAACCGCCCAAAGACGCAACCCCAGCTGCATTGGTGCGGCCGATGGACAAATTGTACTCACCGCAGGTGGAGGAGCTGCAGCGCAGTCCAGTACTTACAAATATACTATTCTCAAATACCGCAATGGTGCCCTAACGGAAACCCGCCCCAATTTGTCGCCGGGACCCCATACCTTTGGGGGGTTGGATGCCGCAGGCTACCATTTTGAAATTAGAGAATCCGGTTGTGGCGCCAGCACTTTGGTTACTTTGCCCAACCCTGGGGTCATTACCTTGTCCAATCCGCCCACTACGGTGGCTACTTCGACAGTTTCGGCACCCATTATTTGTGAAGGTGGCACGGGCAGCATTCGAGTGAGTTTTACCCAAGGCAACGCGAGTGGCACCTATACTATAGAAGCCTACAAAGATGGAGCTGCCGCCGCCCATGCCACCGCCAACGGCATTACCCACGCTTCGGGCGGACATACCTTTACGGGCTTGCCCGCGGGCGGCTATACTTTTAAGGTGAAGCACTCTTGCAGTAGCGGAGGCAACTATGACATTACCACTCCTCAAACCCTGACTAATCTGGTGCCTGTAGCGGGTACCCTGGCGGGCATTCCACAAACGGGCAGCACCCACGCCATTTCCTGTAAAGGAGGCACCGATGGCAAGTTGGGGGTGAAAGTTACTGCAGGCAACACCATTGCCCCTAATACGGCTTATACTTTGGTGCTCAAGCAAGGCGGAACAGTGGTAAATACCCCGGCTTTTGTGGGTTTTGGTACCACCTCGCTTAGCGGGGTCACTGTAGGCGATTCGGTGGTATTTACTGGGCTTTCTGAGGCGAACTACAGCGTAGAAATTAGTCAAAATAATTGTCCCCAACCAGCCAAGGTATTGGGAAGCGTCAGCTTGACCGCTCCGGCTACTCTAACCGCCACGATTACCCCAGTGCTCCGTTTTGCTACCTACCACGTCACTTGTGCCGATGGTGAAGATGGGCAAATCAGGGTAGACAATGTGACCGGAGGCAATGGCAACTATACTATAGAACTCAACGAAAACGGCGCCAAAATCGCTACCCAAACGGGCACCTCGGCTTTGTTTACGGGCTTGCGCCCAACTAATTTCCAGGGGGGCACCGTAGTGTATAGCATTCGGGTAGTGGACGACAAAACCTGTGAATACATCAGTTTGCCCATTCAACTACAGGCACCTCCCGTGCTTACAGTATCGCTCACTCCTGAGCGGGTCACTTGTAAAGGCGAAAGTAATGGCAGTATTGCCGCCACCATTGGCGGAGGAGTCAAGCCTTATACGATCCAGTGGGTAGATGGAGCCAATAGCCCGGTAACCGCTGAGATTACCTTGGGGGCGACCGAAAACACAGTTACCTTGAGCAACCGTCCGGCGGGAGCCTACAAGCTCCGGGTAAAAGACGCTCAAGGTTGCCACAACTTTGTGACCGGAGGTTGGTACGAAATTTCTACTACCATAGACGAACCTTCGGTAGCCTTTGCCTTTGAAGTAGCTTCTTTTGCTATAGACTCGGTGTCTTGTCACGGAGGCAGCGATGGCCGCGTGACCCTCGCTGTAGCAGGCGGTTGGGGTGGCTATACCTATTCCAAAGACGGCACCAACTTCCAGGCTTCAGCGGCTTTTAGTGGCTTTGGCGCAGGAGACCATACCCTGTACGCCCGTGACGCCGAAAACTGTACGATCAGTACTGTAGTTACGATTAAAGAACCACTATTACTCACGCTTACCCAGCAAAAAATCACCCAGGTGAGTTGCAAAGGAGGCTACAACGGCACCTATATTTTTGAAGCCAAAGGAGGCAATGATGCAGGTAGTCAACCCTATACTATCCTGGTCAATGGAGCCCCTTACGCCGAAACCGATTGGTTCCATTGGACCAGTAACCGTCAAATTGCCCTCAGGGGTTTGGCAGCAGCCAGTTATACTATTCAGGCAACTGACTACAAAGGTTGCCAGCAAACTTTAAGCTTTACCATTACCGAACCCACCCAATTAGCGGCAAGCGTAACCAACATTACTACCGCTACTTGTGGTTTGCCTAACGGCAGTGCCACCGTGATGGCCACCGGAGGAACTACTCCCTATAGTTATACCTGGAAAAAATACGAGGAGGCCTTGGGGACCTTAAAAACCTGGAGCACCTCCGCCCAATTAACGAATGCTGAAGGCGGCGCTTACGAAATGATTGTAACCGATGCTTTGGGTTGTTCGGTGACCCAAGTGGTACAATTGTCCAATGCCGATGCCGCCAGGGTTACCAACCAAAGCATTACCCCCGTCACTTGCGCCGAAGCAAAAAATGGCACAGCTACTTTTAGCGTGGCGGGCAACTTTCCTGTCCAGGTAAGTTGGGTAAACGGCAACGAGACCGGGCAAATTACCTGGCAAAACGCCACTACCCTCAAGCTCAGTGGGCTTGCCAAGGGTTACCACGATTTCCAAACCCAGGATGCCAAAGGTTGTATCCGTTTTGAGCGGGTGCTCGTGCCGGGTCCCGAACCTTTGCTTATTACCCGCCAAACGAGCCAAGACCCTACTTGCCACAACAGCACCAATGGTGGCTTGGCAATTGCGATCAGTGGAGGTACTGCCCCTTATACTATTCAGTGGGACAACGGACTGGCTGCGGGAGCCACTTCTTTTGATAACCTCAGCGCGGGCACCTACACTGTAGCAGTGACCGATGCTAAAGGTTGTACCAGACAGGCGAGTTTTATCTTACAAAACCCCTTGCCTATCAGTGTAGACCTGGGCGTTGGCAGCACCGTATGTGCCGGGCAGAGTGTAACCTTAAAGCCCACGATTCCGGCGGGCAATACCATTGCTACCTACGCCTGGACTTCGGCGAGTGGGAATTTTAGCAGCAGTGCGAGCGAAGTAACCGTAAACACCGCCGATACTTACTTCCTGACCGTGACCACTGCGGCAGGTTGCAGTGGCAGCGGGCAGTACAAACTGGCAAATTCAGCCAGTGCCTTCGAAGCCGATTTTCTGATGCCTTCCGACGCCGTGGTGGGCGATACGGTGGTGCTCATTGAGATTTGCCGCCCGGCGCCTACCACCTTGTTTTGGGATATTGAAGGGCTCGACCAAGACGTATTTTTGCTGGAGAGTACTGTGACCAATCCTAAGCAACATTTACTGGTGCCCAAAGAAGGCACTTATACCGTGCGTTTGTACGCCTCGCTAGGGGGTTGCCAGGACGTGTTCGAACGCCAGGTAACCGTGGTGAAAGCCGAAGACAAGCGTTTTGCCCAGTCAGGCAAAGCAGGCCAACAAATTACTGCCCAGGTATCGCCTAACCCAGTGACTGGTGGCAAGGTAAATATTGCCGTTTCTTTGGCGCAAGCCGCCCCGGTATCGGTAGAGATTTTCAACATTTCTTCGGGCAACCGTTGGCGTTACAAGCAACCGATCAAAGGCAGTGGGCAAACCGATTACCATTGGTTGCTCCACATTCCCGAAATGACCCAAGGGGTGTATGTAGTACGGGTACAAACCCCTACCAGCCAGAAAATGTTGAAGGTAGTGGTGAAATAA
- a CDS encoding IPT/TIG domain-containing protein → MRLIQKQLPWLLSALFLFTVGCKKKEEDPQQPAQTSLSTFIPTSVDFTSVTLKGSISTVGEGGITDHGFVWGETTSPDLNSAGKHSLGAKTEAGAFEHPVTGLTAGKTYHVRAYATDAQGTMYGEDKTFSTTNSPTITEFTPTEAGQGDTVTIKGTNFNATTAETSIKFGTTAAAIIISVSETEIKVVVPSGVTEGANKITATIKGLDAASTIDFIYLGGLWTKKKDFGGGERMFSVGFSIGDKGYICLGRGEDRATTTKNDLWEYNATSDTWTQKANYSGGKRSSSIAFVINQIAFVGLGIDENTTSKKDVWQYNPTTNQWSQIDDFIGDNSLKKKFSFSVGGKGYVCVRGLTDLWEIDTGVWSKKNAIPTTNVSNVFVINDVAYLASAFDKKLWKYNAVADTWTALKEFPANISLGGIVLNGKAYFASSSDDGYVFWEYTPTTDSWAKKQGLASRVSTPSYSEAFAVGDKIYIREGGTARTSVWEFDPTK, encoded by the coding sequence ATGCGATTAATCCAAAAACAATTACCTTGGCTGTTGTCAGCTTTATTTTTGTTCACCGTTGGTTGTAAGAAAAAAGAGGAAGACCCTCAACAGCCTGCCCAAACCAGCCTGAGCACTTTTATTCCTACTTCGGTAGATTTTACTTCGGTGACCCTCAAAGGGAGCATTTCGACAGTGGGCGAAGGAGGCATTACCGACCACGGTTTTGTCTGGGGCGAAACCACCAGCCCCGACCTCAACTCGGCGGGCAAACATTCACTGGGAGCAAAAACCGAAGCAGGAGCATTCGAACACCCCGTGACTGGGCTCACCGCGGGCAAAACCTACCACGTACGCGCCTACGCCACCGATGCCCAAGGAACAATGTATGGCGAAGATAAAACCTTTAGCACTACTAACAGCCCCACTATTACCGAGTTTACCCCCACCGAAGCAGGTCAAGGCGATACCGTGACCATCAAGGGTACCAACTTTAACGCCACCACCGCCGAAACAAGCATTAAATTTGGTACCACCGCCGCCGCCATCATTATTAGTGTAAGCGAAACCGAAATAAAAGTAGTAGTGCCTAGCGGAGTAACCGAAGGCGCCAACAAAATTACCGCAACCATTAAAGGGTTAGATGCCGCTTCTACCATTGATTTTATTTACTTAGGCGGACTTTGGACAAAGAAGAAAGATTTTGGGGGTGGAGAGAGAATGTTTTCAGTGGGATTTAGTATAGGTGATAAAGGTTATATTTGCTTAGGGCGTGGCGAAGATCGTGCAACAACGACCAAAAATGACTTATGGGAATACAATGCTACGAGTGATACTTGGACACAAAAAGCCAATTATTCTGGTGGCAAACGTTCTTCCTCAATTGCTTTTGTTATTAATCAAATTGCTTTTGTAGGTCTAGGTATTGATGAAAATACAACAAGTAAAAAAGATGTTTGGCAATACAACCCTACGACTAATCAATGGAGTCAAATTGATGATTTTATAGGAGATAACTCTCTTAAGAAAAAGTTTTCTTTTTCTGTAGGAGGAAAAGGCTATGTGTGTGTACGAGGGTTAACTGACTTGTGGGAAATAGATACAGGGGTTTGGTCAAAGAAAAATGCTATACCGACCACAAATGTGAGTAATGTGTTTGTTATCAATGATGTGGCTTATTTAGCAAGTGCATTTGATAAGAAACTATGGAAGTATAATGCTGTAGCAGACACCTGGACTGCATTGAAAGAATTTCCAGCCAATATATCACTAGGTGGGATTGTGTTAAATGGTAAAGCTTATTTTGCTTCCTCATCTGATGATGGTTACGTATTTTGGGAGTATACCCCCACCACTGATTCTTGGGCGAAAAAACAAGGTTTGGCAAGCCGAGTAAGTACTCCAAGCTATTCAGAAGCTTTTGCCGTGGGAGATAAAATTTATATCAGAGAAGGAGGAACCGCAAGGACTTCGGTATGGGAGTTTGACCCTACCAAATAA